From the genome of Symbiobacterium terraclitae, one region includes:
- a CDS encoding ABC transporter substrate-binding protein, producing MRSWRNGRSWTAALAAALIVAQVVVAAGLFSGCGRQGVRRAAIAVLLADDVRMEKVDGLREGLAEMGLPPDRVNITVYSAGGDRSRLPALAHDAIASRPDVLVAGGGIEADTLHRSDNPGIPVVMAGVASPVRWGWIESYSRPGGLLTGLDNQHAELTGKRLELLTKLLPEVRRVLVVYDPQVVPGIHALEVAEEAADRLGIALGVLEARTLTQAREGLGQVEPGEYDAALLLPAFVLESGAGVIAAELERLGLPTMGALDLGEGAGMMAAYGISNRAQGRQAARFVVKVLNGADPATLPIEAIDNPELVVDLDVAHRLGLDLRPEGMAFARLRGGAGEVGP from the coding sequence ATGCGTTCCTGGCGTAACGGGAGGTCCTGGACCGCTGCTCTGGCCGCTGCGCTGATCGTCGCGCAGGTGGTGGTGGCCGCCGGACTCTTCTCGGGCTGCGGTCGCCAGGGCGTCCGGCGCGCCGCAATTGCCGTCCTGCTGGCGGACGACGTCCGCATGGAGAAGGTGGACGGACTGCGTGAGGGGTTGGCTGAGATGGGCCTCCCACCCGACCGGGTGAACATCACGGTTTACTCGGCTGGGGGAGACCGGTCTCGCCTGCCCGCGCTGGCGCACGACGCCATCGCCTCCCGCCCCGATGTGCTGGTGGCCGGCGGTGGCATCGAGGCGGACACGCTGCACCGGAGCGACAACCCGGGCATCCCGGTGGTGATGGCAGGGGTGGCCTCGCCGGTCCGCTGGGGCTGGATCGAGTCCTACTCCCGCCCCGGCGGCCTGCTGACCGGGCTGGACAACCAGCACGCCGAGTTGACCGGCAAGCGGCTGGAGTTGCTGACCAAGCTGCTGCCCGAGGTCAGGCGGGTCCTCGTGGTGTACGACCCCCAGGTGGTGCCGGGCATCCACGCCCTCGAGGTGGCGGAGGAGGCCGCTGACCGCCTGGGAATCGCCCTCGGCGTCCTCGAGGCCCGCACGCTGACCCAGGCCCGGGAGGGGCTGGGTCAGGTCGAACCCGGCGAGTACGACGCCGCGCTCCTGCTCCCCGCCTTCGTGCTGGAATCGGGGGCCGGGGTGATCGCCGCCGAACTCGAGCGGCTCGGCCTGCCGACGATGGGCGCCCTCGACCTGGGGGAAGGCGCCGGGATGATGGCAGCCTACGGCATCTCCAACCGGGCTCAGGGACGTCAGGCGGCACGGTTCGTGGTCAAGGTGCTGAACGGTGCCGACCCCGCGACGCTGCCCATCGAGGCGATCGACAACCCGGAGCTCGTGGTGGACCTTGACGTGGCGCACCGGCTCGGGTTGGACCTGCGTCCCGAGGGCATGGCCTTCGCCCGCCTGCGCGGCGGGGCGGGGGAGGTGGGGCCGTGA
- a CDS encoding heme o synthase, whose amino-acid sequence MAVLFAAVPDRRQVAQVLRDYLLLTKPRIVILLLITGFAAMWVAAGGPPPLGLSIVTMAGLAMSCGAANAINMWYDRDIDAVMKRTQRRPLPAGRLTPEQALRFGVVMGILSFLVLLTVNLLTALLATAGLLFYVLVYTMWLKRSTVHNIVIGGAAGAAPPLVGWAAVTGTVDWAAVIMFLVVFIWTPPHFWALALFRGEDYARAGVPMLPVVRGERVTKWQILLYSLLLIPSGALLYFTGAVGPVYLATAVGLGCAMVLASIGLLRERLPRMDWAHRTYGWSLLYLAVIFLAMMLDVTPA is encoded by the coding sequence GTGGCGGTTTTGTTCGCTGCGGTACCGGACCGGCGCCAGGTCGCGCAGGTCCTGCGTGATTACCTGCTGCTCACCAAGCCGCGCATCGTCATCCTGCTGCTGATCACCGGCTTCGCGGCCATGTGGGTGGCAGCCGGCGGCCCGCCGCCGCTGGGGCTGAGCATCGTCACGATGGCCGGGCTGGCCATGTCGTGCGGGGCGGCCAACGCCATCAACATGTGGTACGACCGGGACATCGATGCGGTCATGAAGCGCACCCAGCGGAGGCCGCTGCCGGCCGGGCGCCTGACGCCTGAACAGGCCCTGCGGTTCGGCGTGGTGATGGGCATCCTCAGCTTCCTGGTCCTGCTGACCGTGAACCTGCTCACCGCCCTGCTGGCCACAGCGGGCCTGCTGTTCTACGTGCTGGTCTACACGATGTGGCTGAAGCGCTCCACCGTGCACAACATCGTCATCGGGGGCGCGGCCGGTGCCGCACCGCCGCTGGTGGGCTGGGCAGCGGTGACGGGCACGGTGGACTGGGCTGCCGTGATCATGTTCCTCGTGGTCTTCATCTGGACGCCGCCCCACTTCTGGGCGCTGGCGCTCTTCCGCGGCGAGGACTACGCCCGGGCGGGCGTGCCCATGCTGCCCGTGGTCCGGGGGGAGCGGGTCACCAAGTGGCAGATCCTGCTCTACTCGCTGCTGCTGATCCCGTCCGGCGCGCTGCTCTACTTCACGGGCGCCGTGGGACCGGTCTACCTGGCGACTGCCGTGGGGCTCGGCTGCGCGATGGTCCTGGCGTCCATCGGGCTCCTGCGGGAGCGGCTTCCCCGCATGGACTGGGCGCACCGGACCTACGGCTGGTCGCTGCTCTACCTGGCGGTGATCTTCCTGGCGATGATGCTGGACGTCACCCCGGCGTGA
- a CDS encoding inorganic diphosphatase gives MHNVVDILVEIPRGSQNKYTWDPVRRRIRLDRVLHSSIHYPSDYGIVMNTHAEDGRPLDALVIVTIPTFPGCVLQGKVIGCLKTRDEKGEDIKIIAVPVNDPRLAQYESLSDIAPHRLKEIEYFFHAYKELEGKPVEIQGWGSAEEALAAIEAHRVQAE, from the coding sequence GTGCACAACGTCGTCGACATCCTGGTGGAGATCCCGCGCGGCAGTCAGAACAAGTACACCTGGGATCCGGTGCGGCGTCGGATCCGCCTGGACAGGGTGCTCCACTCCTCGATCCACTACCCGTCGGACTACGGGATCGTCATGAACACCCACGCCGAGGACGGCCGGCCGCTGGACGCGCTGGTGATCGTCACGATCCCGACCTTCCCCGGATGCGTTCTGCAGGGCAAGGTGATCGGGTGCCTGAAGACGCGCGACGAGAAGGGCGAGGACATCAAGATCATCGCCGTGCCGGTGAACGATCCGCGGCTGGCGCAGTACGAATCGCTGAGCGACATCGCCCCGCACCGGCTGAAGGAGATCGAGTACTTCTTCCACGCCTATAAGGAGCTGGAGGGAAAGCCGGTGGAGATTCAGGGGTGGGGCAGCGCAGAGGAGGCGCTGGCGGCCATCGAGGCGCACAGGGTGCAGGCCGAGTAA
- a CDS encoding ATP-binding protein, with translation MRPWFGHLRLKVLAFGIAMSVLPVALYGWYGLAAARASQVEIVQAQNQAAAHTVAEELARFVGSVTARLELLARLEGGRLLEAPAAEQERVLYTLLRDTPYLEEVSLVGADGVEVARASRREVVAGQPPAAHGHEPYWAALRRGEATVGPVTFDLQGRPLFTVGVPLPARAGALVARPTLRGLVDNLAAVQADGRVTTHVLDGDGRLIGDSDYSLVLAGFRWDRQVPVDTPYRSLTGDEAFGYLVEVPGLDWRVLAETTVDQAMAPVRRLAWEFAGGALLLVSVVVGLSIVFGLQLTVPLERLEAGAVRVGAGDLTVRIPPGGRDEIGRLVDAFNQMTEKLRIQDANLRAERDRLDTAVSAMGAGLALIDARGRILWANRHLLEWFPAAVVGGPCRGVLGRNCDGDAGCAPDGEYRVRVGGHDRVFRYRTYRIAGAGPDDPARLEVVEDVTERRAMEQMVLQSEKLAAVGQLAAGVAHEINNPLAIISAYAEDLADRLRDEGAAALERDGELSAYLTQLQVQVQRCKGITANLLDFARRGPAEPEPVDVIGVARATAALVAPRARKAGVALSVEARDGLPAVRASRDQLQQVFLNLVSNALDAIEEGGGSQVSITAVAVPAAQATAGAAGAVLRVGVRDDGPGMSEAVAGRALEPFFTTKPPGRGTGLGLSTCYGIVTALGGRLWLESRPGLGTTVWFELPVWEGE, from the coding sequence GTGAGGCCTTGGTTCGGCCACCTCCGGCTGAAGGTGCTGGCCTTCGGCATCGCCATGTCTGTTCTGCCTGTTGCGCTCTACGGCTGGTACGGCCTGGCCGCCGCACGCGCGTCGCAGGTGGAGATCGTGCAGGCGCAGAACCAGGCCGCTGCCCACACCGTGGCCGAGGAACTGGCCCGTTTCGTGGGCAGCGTCACGGCCCGCCTGGAACTGCTGGCCCGGCTCGAGGGCGGCCGGCTGCTGGAAGCCCCTGCAGCCGAGCAGGAGAGAGTGCTGTACACCCTGCTGCGGGACACGCCCTATCTAGAGGAGGTCTCCCTGGTAGGCGCCGACGGCGTGGAGGTGGCTCGCGCCTCCCGGCGCGAGGTGGTGGCCGGGCAGCCGCCGGCTGCGCACGGGCACGAACCCTACTGGGCGGCCCTGCGGCGCGGGGAGGCCACCGTGGGTCCTGTGACGTTCGATCTGCAGGGGCGGCCGCTCTTTACCGTCGGCGTGCCGCTGCCGGCCCGCGCCGGCGCGCTCGTGGCCCGCCCGACGCTGCGGGGGCTGGTGGACAACCTGGCCGCGGTCCAGGCAGACGGTAGGGTGACGACGCACGTCCTGGACGGCGACGGGCGCCTCATCGGCGACTCTGACTACAGCCTGGTGCTGGCCGGTTTCCGCTGGGACAGGCAGGTTCCCGTCGACACGCCGTATCGCTCGCTGACCGGAGACGAGGCTTTCGGCTATCTGGTTGAGGTGCCTGGCCTCGACTGGCGGGTACTCGCCGAGACCACGGTGGACCAGGCGATGGCGCCGGTGCGCCGGCTTGCATGGGAGTTCGCCGGCGGCGCCCTGCTTCTGGTGTCGGTGGTGGTGGGCCTGTCCATCGTCTTCGGCCTGCAGCTCACCGTACCGCTGGAACGGCTGGAGGCCGGCGCCGTTCGGGTGGGAGCCGGCGATCTGACGGTGCGCATCCCCCCGGGCGGCCGGGACGAGATTGGGCGGCTGGTCGATGCGTTCAACCAGATGACTGAGAAGCTGCGGATCCAGGATGCCAACCTGCGGGCGGAGCGCGACCGGCTGGACACCGCCGTATCGGCCATGGGCGCGGGCCTTGCCCTGATCGACGCCCGGGGACGGATCCTGTGGGCCAACCGACACCTGCTGGAGTGGTTCCCGGCTGCCGTGGTGGGCGGCCCCTGCCGGGGCGTGCTCGGCCGCAACTGCGATGGGGACGCCGGCTGCGCCCCCGACGGAGAGTACCGGGTTCGGGTTGGCGGGCACGACCGGGTCTTCCGTTACCGCACGTACCGCATCGCCGGGGCGGGGCCCGACGACCCGGCGCGGCTGGAAGTCGTGGAAGACGTCACCGAGCGCCGGGCGATGGAGCAGATGGTGCTGCAGTCGGAGAAGCTGGCCGCCGTGGGTCAACTCGCCGCCGGCGTCGCCCACGAGATCAACAACCCGCTGGCGATCATCTCAGCCTACGCAGAGGATCTGGCCGACCGACTGCGGGACGAGGGCGCGGCGGCCCTGGAACGGGACGGCGAGCTTTCCGCTTACCTGACCCAACTTCAGGTGCAGGTGCAGCGCTGCAAGGGAATCACGGCGAACCTGCTGGACTTCGCCCGGCGCGGGCCGGCCGAGCCGGAACCGGTGGACGTCATCGGGGTAGCCCGGGCCACCGCCGCCCTGGTGGCCCCCCGCGCCCGCAAGGCGGGGGTTGCGCTGTCGGTGGAGGCGCGAGACGGGCTCCCGGCTGTGCGGGCGAGCCGGGACCAGCTGCAGCAGGTCTTCCTGAACCTGGTCTCCAACGCCCTCGACGCCATCGAGGAGGGCGGAGGCTCGCAGGTCTCAATCACGGCGGTGGCCGTGCCGGCAGCCCAGGCCACGGCTGGTGCCGCAGGTGCCGTCCTGCGGGTGGGGGTTCGCGACGATGGCCCCGGAATGAGCGAGGCTGTGGCAGGCAGGGCGCTGGAGCCCTTCTTCACCACGAAACCGCCAGGGAGAGGCACCGGACTCGGGCTCTCCACCTGCTATGGGATCGTCACGGCGCTAGGCGGACGGCTGTGGCTGGAGAGCAGGCCCGGGCTCGGTACGACAGTCTGGTTCGAGCTTCCGGTCTGGGAGG
- a CDS encoding DUF420 domain-containing protein, with protein sequence MEALLAVLPTVNAILISVSGVLILLGIRAIRRGEQDRHRRAMLTATGLAALFFVLYLTRVALGGLTSFNGPAALRPVYLAVLFSHLTLAIVQVPLVLVTLYQGLRGLFPRHRRLGRVTWPIWVYVSATGVLVYGLLRFPYAS encoded by the coding sequence GTGGAGGCGCTTCTTGCCGTGCTCCCCACGGTCAACGCCATCCTGATCTCGGTGAGCGGGGTGCTCATCCTGCTGGGGATCCGTGCGATCCGGCGGGGCGAGCAGGACCGGCACCGGCGGGCGATGCTGACGGCCACTGGCCTGGCGGCGCTCTTTTTCGTACTCTATCTCACCAGGGTGGCGCTGGGGGGACTCACGAGCTTCAACGGACCCGCTGCCCTGCGGCCGGTCTACCTGGCCGTTCTGTTCAGCCACCTGACGCTGGCGATCGTCCAGGTGCCGCTGGTGCTGGTCACGCTCTACCAGGGCCTCCGGGGCCTCTTCCCGCGGCACCGGCGCTTGGGCCGGGTGACCTGGCCGATCTGGGTCTACGTCTCGGCGACAGGGGTGCTGGTGTACGGTCTGCTGCGGTTTCCCTACGCTTCGTGA
- the ctaD gene encoding cytochrome c oxidase subunit I, whose amino-acid sequence MATAAKTLGILPRPTAATGFWSWVATVDHKRIGILYGVTAFFFFLVGGIEAWLMRLQLARPGLELVTAKTFNALFTMHATTMIFLGVMPLLAAFMNYLLPLLIGARDVAFPRLNAFSYWIYLFGGIFINVGWLMGTAAGHVPDSGWFGYANLTSVEFSGGLGPDFWTLGLLLLGIGTLVSGFNFIVTILNMRAPGMSLMKMPIFVWTILVTSAIIIFAFPSVTVALIMLMFDRAFAANFFEVAAGGSVVFYQHLFWTFGHPEVYILILPAMGIVSEVLPVHARKMLFGYSVMVFSTALIGFMGFTVWSHHMFTVGMGPVVNSIFSLTTMAIAVPTGVKIFNWLSTMWGGQIRFTTAMLFAIGFIACFTIGGLSGFMHASAPSDAQQHDTYFVVAHIHYVLIGGSIFAIFSGIYHWFPKVFGRLLDERLGQWNFWLVFAGFHTFAFPFHFLGLLGMPRRIYTYAPGLGWEFWNLLSTIGVFVLAAGILVFIANVVVTMRKPMDAPADPWDGRTLEWTLPSPPPVYNFAVVPRVHLRDAFWFHKHPEGKEQALEYGEPHPGPIHLPGQSLMPVLLALGPTVAATGVLFVRMRESFAVPVIVAGFVIALLALWGWAFEGEGGTLIEPGEGS is encoded by the coding sequence ATGGCGACCGCTGCGAAGACGCTGGGGATCCTCCCCCGCCCCACGGCCGCGACGGGCTTCTGGTCGTGGGTGGCGACGGTGGACCACAAGCGGATCGGCATCCTGTACGGCGTAACGGCGTTCTTCTTCTTCCTGGTGGGCGGCATCGAGGCCTGGCTCATGCGCCTGCAGCTGGCGCGGCCCGGCCTGGAACTGGTGACGGCCAAGACCTTCAACGCCCTCTTCACCATGCACGCCACCACCATGATCTTCCTCGGGGTCATGCCGCTGCTGGCCGCCTTCATGAACTACCTGCTGCCGCTGCTCATCGGCGCCCGCGACGTGGCCTTCCCCCGGCTGAACGCCTTCTCTTACTGGATCTACCTGTTCGGCGGCATCTTCATCAACGTCGGCTGGCTGATGGGCACCGCCGCGGGCCACGTGCCCGACTCCGGCTGGTTCGGCTACGCCAACCTGACCTCGGTGGAGTTCTCGGGCGGACTCGGCCCTGACTTCTGGACCCTCGGCCTCCTGCTGCTGGGCATCGGCACGCTGGTCTCGGGCTTCAACTTCATCGTGACGATCCTGAACATGCGGGCGCCCGGCATGAGCCTGATGAAGATGCCGATCTTCGTCTGGACGATCCTGGTGACCTCGGCCATCATCATCTTCGCCTTCCCGTCGGTGACGGTGGCGCTGATCATGCTGATGTTCGACCGGGCGTTCGCCGCCAACTTCTTCGAGGTGGCCGCCGGCGGCAGCGTGGTCTTCTACCAGCACCTGTTCTGGACGTTCGGCCACCCCGAGGTCTACATCCTCATCCTGCCGGCGATGGGCATCGTCTCCGAGGTGCTGCCCGTCCACGCCCGGAAGATGCTCTTCGGCTACTCCGTGATGGTCTTCTCCACCGCCCTGATCGGGTTCATGGGCTTCACCGTCTGGAGCCACCACATGTTCACCGTGGGCATGGGCCCGGTGGTCAACTCCATCTTCTCGCTGACCACCATGGCGATCGCGGTGCCGACGGGCGTGAAGATCTTCAACTGGCTCAGCACGATGTGGGGCGGCCAGATCCGCTTCACCACGGCGATGCTCTTCGCCATCGGCTTCATCGCCTGCTTCACCATCGGCGGGCTCTCGGGCTTCATGCACGCATCGGCCCCGTCCGACGCGCAGCAGCACGACACCTACTTCGTCGTGGCCCACATCCACTACGTGCTGATCGGCGGCTCGATCTTCGCCATCTTCAGCGGCATCTACCACTGGTTCCCGAAGGTCTTCGGCCGGCTGCTGGATGAGCGGCTCGGTCAGTGGAACTTCTGGCTGGTCTTCGCCGGGTTCCACACCTTCGCATTTCCCTTCCACTTCCTCGGGCTGCTGGGCATGCCCCGGCGCATCTACACCTACGCGCCGGGCCTGGGCTGGGAGTTCTGGAACCTGCTCTCCACCATCGGCGTCTTCGTGCTCGCCGCAGGCATCCTGGTCTTCATCGCCAACGTCGTGGTGACGATGCGCAAGCCCATGGACGCCCCGGCCGACCCCTGGGACGGCCGCACGCTGGAGTGGACCCTGCCCTCGCCGCCGCCGGTATACAACTTCGCGGTGGTGCCCCGGGTGCACCTGCGGGACGCCTTCTGGTTCCACAAGCACCCTGAGGGGAAGGAGCAGGCCCTGGAGTACGGCGAGCCCCATCCGGGTCCCATCCACCTGCCCGGCCAGTCGCTGATGCCGGTGCTCCTGGCGCTGGGGCCCACGGTGGCCGCCACGGGCGTGCTCTTCGTGCGCATGCGGGAGAGCTTCGCCGTGCCGGTGATCGTGGCGGGCTTCGTGATCGCCTTGCTGGCGCTCTGGGGCTGGGCCTTCGAGGGCGAGGGCGGCACCCTGATCGAACCGGGGGAGGGAAGCTGA
- a CDS encoding DUF983 domain-containing protein, with translation MLGPMARAAWDGFRLRCPACRRGSMARGALGMADRCPACGAPFEPEEGDFIGAMLVAYSVTAVLVVAGVYLSAALTRLGAREQLLLWCTFGAAFLVGTYRNMKGAWVGILYAMTGLRRGGR, from the coding sequence ATGCTGGGACCCATGGCCCGGGCGGCGTGGGACGGGTTCCGCCTCCGCTGCCCGGCCTGCCGCAGGGGCTCGATGGCCCGGGGCGCCCTCGGGATGGCCGACCGCTGCCCCGCCTGCGGGGCGCCGTTCGAGCCCGAGGAGGGCGACTTCATCGGGGCCATGCTGGTGGCTTACAGCGTCACCGCGGTCCTGGTGGTCGCCGGCGTCTACCTCAGCGCGGCCCTGACCCGCCTCGGCGCCCGGGAGCAGCTGCTGCTCTGGTGCACGTTCGGGGCGGCCTTCCTGGTGGGTACCTACCGCAACATGAAGGGCGCGTGGGTAGGGATTCTCTACGCCATGACGGGGCTGCGACGGGGTGGGCGCTAG
- the coxB gene encoding cytochrome c oxidase subunit II yields the protein MRTRLGGAVRAALLPLVGALLAGCSTLPQTPLDPKGPVAQTQTGLLLYTLYVAVGIGVGVTAALLYVVFRFRARPGQVGVPLQIRGNHTLEIIWTIIPILILISVAFPTVEAAISTSAPPSGALTVRATGYRWWFAFEYPELGIVTANELRIPAGRPVRLEITSNDVIHSFWVPKLAGKTDMIPGRINVTWMQADEPDVYLGQCAEFCGDSHANMRFRVVAMSQADFDAWVTHRQAMKQGPGQLAEAAAAGKALFESPAPGGNCLSCHTVDGTPAQGKVGPNLTDVGQRSTIAAGILENDYESLKAWVKNPTDFKPGTTMPSHARLSEKDLDAIVQYLQSLK from the coding sequence ATGCGAACGAGGTTGGGCGGCGCCGTGCGCGCGGCGCTGCTCCCGCTGGTGGGCGCGCTGCTGGCGGGGTGCAGCACACTGCCGCAGACGCCCCTGGACCCGAAGGGCCCAGTCGCGCAGACGCAGACCGGGCTCCTGCTCTACACCCTGTACGTCGCGGTGGGCATCGGCGTCGGCGTGACGGCCGCGCTGCTCTACGTGGTCTTCCGGTTCCGGGCACGGCCGGGACAGGTCGGCGTGCCCCTGCAGATCCGCGGCAACCACACCCTGGAAATCATCTGGACCATCATCCCGATCCTCATCCTGATCTCCGTCGCGTTCCCCACGGTGGAAGCCGCCATCTCCACCTCCGCCCCGCCGTCCGGGGCCCTCACCGTGCGGGCGACCGGCTACCGCTGGTGGTTCGCCTTCGAGTACCCCGAGCTGGGCATCGTCACCGCCAACGAGCTCCGCATCCCGGCCGGGCGGCCCGTGCGGCTTGAGATCACGTCCAACGACGTCATCCACTCCTTCTGGGTGCCCAAGCTGGCCGGCAAGACCGACATGATCCCCGGCCGCATTAACGTCACCTGGATGCAGGCCGACGAGCCGGACGTCTACCTGGGCCAGTGCGCCGAGTTCTGCGGCGACTCCCACGCCAACATGCGCTTCCGGGTGGTCGCCATGTCGCAGGCCGACTTCGACGCCTGGGTAACGCACCGGCAGGCCATGAAACAGGGGCCGGGGCAGCTGGCCGAGGCCGCGGCGGCGGGCAAGGCGCTGTTCGAGTCGCCGGCGCCCGGCGGGAACTGCCTCTCCTGCCACACCGTGGACGGCACCCCCGCGCAGGGGAAGGTCGGCCCCAACCTGACGGACGTCGGCCAGCGCTCCACCATCGCCGCCGGCATCCTGGAGAACGACTACGAAAGCCTCAAGGCCTGGGTGAAGAACCCCACAGACTTCAAGCCCGGCACGACCATGCCGTCGCACGCCCGGCTCTCCGAGAAAGACCTCGACGCGATCGTACAGTACCTGCAGAGCCTGAAGTGA
- a CDS encoding LiaI-LiaF-like domain-containing protein encodes MEREERADQRQQNDFGQSPANGSGRDVPQGRDASDDRSRDQAGRPGRDDAWLSELEEDILSAHEPSTPESPVPPVQAYRPPRTTPFRTAAAGPEPGQAPNGPERDAETDDKDRESERRPPQPPRAHGPQRPPTYNPPPRSPKGPSIIGPFVLILLGLFFLGQSLGLISWSVWDALSRLWPVLLIVAGLDMLLGRRGPWGRAVAVLLALALVGGILFRSWPQVDTPPPIARPAPVDEALVISRPLGSATSAQIAVESSVSRLRIKASELGDELVHGSVIPLSNERIDEQYEVVDGTAYYRLRSTVSIPVDARRGQGTWDLFLSPAVPISLQLDTGVAESDIDLSGLRVTDLDVSTGVGDVRLTLPAQGAVTGRIDAGVGQIFLRVPKGRPARIKVETGLGGTDVGGGFRREDGYFITEDFRAGQEAIDLVVTGGIGHVVLQIVD; translated from the coding sequence ATGGAGCGCGAAGAGAGAGCCGATCAGCGCCAACAGAACGACTTCGGACAGTCTCCCGCCAACGGATCCGGCCGCGACGTCCCGCAGGGGCGCGACGCTAGCGATGACCGCAGCCGCGACCAGGCCGGCCGCCCCGGCCGCGACGACGCATGGCTGAGCGAGCTGGAGGAGGATATCCTGTCCGCGCACGAGCCATCGACGCCGGAGTCGCCGGTCCCGCCGGTGCAGGCCTACCGCCCGCCGCGGACCACCCCCTTCCGCACCGCGGCAGCGGGTCCTGAGCCCGGGCAGGCGCCCAACGGCCCGGAGCGCGATGCGGAGACCGACGACAAGGACAGGGAGTCGGAGCGGCGCCCCCCGCAGCCGCCCCGGGCCCACGGCCCGCAACGTCCCCCGACATACAACCCGCCGCCCCGGTCGCCGAAGGGCCCCTCCATCATCGGCCCCTTCGTCCTGATCCTGCTGGGACTCTTCTTCCTGGGCCAGAGCCTCGGCCTGATCAGCTGGTCGGTCTGGGATGCGCTGTCGCGGCTGTGGCCGGTCCTCCTGATCGTGGCCGGCCTCGACATGCTCCTCGGCCGGCGAGGACCCTGGGGGCGCGCCGTCGCGGTGCTGCTCGCCCTGGCCCTGGTGGGTGGGATCCTCTTCCGCAGCTGGCCGCAGGTTGACACCCCGCCCCCCATCGCCCGACCGGCACCGGTCGATGAGGCGCTCGTCATCAGCCGCCCGCTGGGGAGCGCCACGTCAGCACAGATCGCGGTGGAGTCGTCTGTCTCGCGGCTCAGGATCAAGGCGAGCGAGTTGGGCGACGAGCTGGTGCACGGTTCCGTGATCCCCCTCTCCAACGAACGGATTGATGAGCAGTACGAAGTGGTGGACGGAACCGCCTACTACCGGCTGCGGTCGACGGTGAGCATCCCGGTCGATGCGCGGCGCGGGCAGGGCACCTGGGACCTGTTCCTCAGCCCGGCCGTCCCCATCAGCCTGCAGCTTGACACGGGCGTGGCCGAGAGCGACATCGACCTCTCCGGCCTGCGGGTGACGGACCTGGACGTGAGCACAGGCGTGGGCGACGTGCGGCTGACGCTGCCCGCACAGGGTGCCGTGACGGGAAGGATTGACGCCGGGGTCGGCCAGATCTTCCTGCGGGTACCCAAGGGCCGGCCGGCCCGCATCAAGGTGGAGACCGGTCTGGGCGGTACCGATGTCGGCGGCGGCTTCCGCCGCGAGGATGGCTACTTCATCACGGAGGACTTCCGCGCGGGTCAGGAGGCCATCGACCTCGTGGTCACCGGAGGCATCGGCCACGTGGTTCTCCAGATCGTGGACTAG
- a CDS encoding SCO family protein: MVHGAAIPRGVRLGLVLSTSLVVLSLAGLLALRWSMSRPALPVFGQVPAFQMVDQDGRPVTESDLRGRIHLVGFIYTSCPDICPAITAQMAGMQAELARAGLSERVHLLSITVDPEYDTPERLAAYAGVYGADTRTWRFLTGRPNHVRSVVEKGFLVGMEQVPTSERVHAGHRHADAGAGGHSEHGEREAAPDYRVEHGGRLALVDAEGRIRAYHDGNLLNPDDVMAQIRLLLAGR, translated from the coding sequence ATGGTCCATGGAGCAGCCATCCCGCGCGGCGTTCGCCTCGGCCTGGTGCTCTCCACCAGCCTGGTTGTCCTGTCGCTCGCCGGCCTGCTGGCGCTGCGGTGGTCGATGAGCCGGCCGGCGCTGCCGGTCTTCGGCCAGGTGCCCGCCTTTCAGATGGTGGACCAGGACGGCCGGCCGGTCACGGAATCCGACCTGAGGGGGCGCATCCACCTGGTCGGCTTCATCTATACGTCCTGCCCCGACATCTGCCCGGCCATCACGGCGCAGATGGCAGGAATGCAGGCGGAGCTGGCCAGGGCCGGGCTGAGCGAAAGGGTTCACCTCCTCTCCATCACCGTCGACCCGGAGTACGACACGCCCGAGCGGCTGGCGGCCTACGCCGGGGTCTACGGCGCGGATACCCGCACGTGGCGGTTTCTGACCGGACGGCCGAACCACGTGCGCTCGGTGGTGGAGAAGGGCTTCCTCGTAGGGATGGAACAGGTGCCCACCTCGGAGCGGGTCCACGCCGGCCACCGTCATGCGGACGCCGGCGCCGGTGGGCACAGCGAGCATGGTGAACGGGAGGCGGCACCCGACTACCGGGTGGAGCACGGCGGCCGGCTGGCCCTGGTGGACGCCGAGGGGCGGATCCGGGCGTACCACGACGGCAATCTGCTGAACCCCGACGACGTGATGGCGCAGATCCGCCTCCTGCTGGCCGGGAGGTGA